A section of the Styela clava chromosome 9, kaStyClav1.hap1.2, whole genome shotgun sequence genome encodes:
- the LOC120339656 gene encoding eukaryotic translation initiation factor 6 has translation MAVRAQFEKNNEVGVFAKLTNTYCLVAIGGSENFYSVFESELSDTIPVVHASIAGCRIIGRMCVGNKHGLMVPNSTTDQELQHIRNCLPDSVKIQRVEERLSALGNVISCNDYVALVHPDLDRETEEILADVLKVEVFRQTVATQVLVGSYCCFTNQGGLVHSKTSSGDQDELSSLLQIPLVAGTVNRGSDVIGGGMVVNDWFAFCGLDTTSTELSVIDSVFKLGDQQSSALTTQIRDSLIDTIV, from the coding sequence ATGGCAGTTCGTGcacaatttgagaaaaacaacgAAGTTGGAGTTTTTGCCAAATTAACAAATACCTATTGTTTAGTGGCAATCGGCGGATCGGAGAATTTTTATAGTGTTTTTGAGTCAGAATTGTCTGACACCATACCAGTCGTTCATGCATCTATTGCCGGCTGCAGAATCATCGGACGGATGTGTGTTGGTAACAAACATGGACTCATGGTTCCTAACTCAACGACAGATCAAGAATTACAGCATATCAGAAACTGTCTTCCAGATTCAGTGAAAATACAAAGGGTAGAAGAAAGATTATCTGCTTTGGGAAATGTTATTTCATGCAATGACTATGTTGCGCTTGTGCATCCAGATTTGGATAGAGAAACTGAAGAAATACTTGCAGATGTATTGAAAGTTGAAGTTTTTCGTCAAACTGTTGCGACGCAGGTTCTAGTTGGGAGTTATTGTTGCTTCACCAATCAAGGTGGCCTGGTACATTCTAAAACTTCATCTGGAGATCAAGACGAATTATCATCTTTATTACAAATCCCGCTTGTGGCTGGCACAGTAAATCGAGGCAGTGATGTTATCGGAGGTGGTATGGTTGTGAATGACTGGTTTGCTTTTTGTGGCCTTGACACAACAAGTACAGAATTATCTGTTATTGACAGCGTTTTCAAACTTGGTGATCAGCAAAGTAGTGCACTCACCACACAAATAAGAGATTCATTAATTGACACAATTGTATAG
- the LOC120339328 gene encoding pyrethroid hydrolase Ces2e-like isoform X1 — protein MSSTIVSTSNGKIKGRIVNLKVKDAKPVHAFRNIPFGKPPVGSLRFMPPQSAEPWTAVKDGTVAGNTPMYPLVIDEMMKPYIAIPDACKSKPVADEDCLHLSVYTPHLEKGKNLPVMVWWFGGGFSMGSERLYDGSMLAGMNDVVIVVPNYRLGIFGFLSLGPSSICPGNAGFLDQQLALRWVQENIDAFGGDKDNVTIFGESAGGMSVNMHLLSPLSRGLFHKAISHSGQATLKGFFQTVEKNSEKNEKCFKHLKIEEKEDCKILEALQKIPADDLVNSCMQLSMQRISFLPTLDGKVFCKTPEEYVNDKEFVKVPYILGCNSTEGQGILSSSSPNFMTGIKDVEEVYKSLFTPVTKEGFEKCKEFYSVDDQDELRFSKLQGSIMGDSMFVAPAVKVASSHSDAGAPTYVYHGNFQLKLFHDREYGPEVGLKPSWCICDHGEDVILTFGVPFSPNELPLGTKYAEEEKQMSIDFMKYLTNFAKTGNPNKGQKVDINWPQYKTKGKYLIVNIPYSIGENLAEKEAEFWNEVMPDYVIE, from the exons ATGAGTTCTACCATCGTTTCAACCTCTAATGGAAAAATAAAAGGTAGAATTGTGAATTTGAAAGTGAAGGATGCAAAGCCGGTGCATGCATTTCGAAATATTCCTTTCGGCAAACCACCTGTAGGAAGCCTGAGATTTATGCCACCCCAGTC AGCTGAACCATGGACTGCGGTTAAAGATGGAACAGTAGCAGGCAACACACCAATGTATCCACTAGTCATTGATGAAATGATGAAACCATACATTGCCATACCTGACGCTTGCAAGAGCAAACCAGTTGCTGACGAAGATTGCTTACATTTGTCTGTGTATACTCCGCATCTGGAAAAAGGAAAAAACCTTCCG GTGATGGTGTGGTGGTTTGGCGGTGGATTCAGCATGGGTTCTGAACGCTTGTATGATGGAAGTATGTTGGCTGGAATGAACGATGTTGTCATAGTTGTGCCTAACTATAGACTTGGAATATTTGGATTTCTCTCCCTTGGACCTTCTTCAATATGCCCGGGGAATGCTGGATTTTTAGATCAGCAGTTGGCATTGAG ATGGGTCCAAGAAAACATCGATGCATTTGGCGGTGACAAAGACAACGTGACTATCTTTGGTGAAAGTGCTGGAGGAATGTCTGTCAACATGCATTTGTTGTCTCCATTATCACGCGGTCTGTTCCACAAAGCAATTAGTCATAGTGGACAAGCAACTTTAAAAG GATTTTTTCAAACGGTCGAGAAGAATTCTgagaagaatgaaaaatgttttaagCATTTAAAGATTGAAGAAAAAGAAGATTGTAAAATTCTGGAAGCATTACAAAAGATTCCAGCCGATGATTTAGTCAATTCGTGTATGCAATTGTCAAtg CAAAGGATTTCTTTTCTCCCTACTCTTGATGGTAAGGTGTTTTGTAAAACTCCAGAAGAATATGTAAACGACAAAGAATTTGTTAAAGTGCCGTATATTCTTGGATGCAACAGCACAGAAGGACAAGGAATATTATCAAGCTCATCCCCTAATTTTATGACCGGTATAAAAGACGTGGAAGAGGTTTATAAATCATTATTCACTCCT GTAACAAAGGAAGGTTTCGAAAAGTGCAAAGAATTCTACTCGGTGGACGATCAAGACGAACTGCGGTTCAGTAAACTACAGGGAAGCATAATGGGCGATTCAATGTTTGTTGCTCCCGCTGTCAAGGTTGCTTCATCTCATTCGG ATGCTGGCGCACCAACATACGTTTATCATGGAAACTTTCAGCTTAAACTATTCCACGACAGAGAATATGGACCAGAAGTTGGATTAAAGCCGAGTTGGTGCATTTGCGACCATGGCGAGGATGTTATCCTGACGTTTGGAGTTCCATTTTCACCGAACGAACTTCCTTTGGGTACGAAATATGCCGAAGAGGAAAAGCAAATGAGTATCGATTTCATGAAGTATTtgacaaattttgcaaaaacagG AAATCCCAATAAGGGGCAGAAAGTGGATATCAATTGGCCCCAATACAAAACCAAAGGAAAATATCTCATTGTTAATATCCCATATTCAATCGGAGAAAATTTGGCAGAAAAAGAAGCAGAATTCTGGAACGAAGTGATGCCCGATTACGTGATTGAATGA
- the LOC120339328 gene encoding pyrethroid hydrolase Ces2e-like isoform X2, with amino-acid sequence MYEIPDRRTKAEPWTAVKDGTVAGNTPMYPLVIDEMMKPYIAIPDACKSKPVADEDCLHLSVYTPHLEKGKNLPVMVWWFGGGFSMGSERLYDGSMLAGMNDVVIVVPNYRLGIFGFLSLGPSSICPGNAGFLDQQLALRWVQENIDAFGGDKDNVTIFGESAGGMSVNMHLLSPLSRGLFHKAISHSGQATLKGFFQTVEKNSEKNEKCFKHLKIEEKEDCKILEALQKIPADDLVNSCMQLSMQRISFLPTLDGKVFCKTPEEYVNDKEFVKVPYILGCNSTEGQGILSSSSPNFMTGIKDVEEVYKSLFTPVTKEGFEKCKEFYSVDDQDELRFSKLQGSIMGDSMFVAPAVKVASSHSDAGAPTYVYHGNFQLKLFHDREYGPEVGLKPSWCICDHGEDVILTFGVPFSPNELPLGTKYAEEEKQMSIDFMKYLTNFAKTGNPNKGQKVDINWPQYKTKGKYLIVNIPYSIGENLAEKEAEFWNEVMPDYVIE; translated from the exons AGCTGAACCATGGACTGCGGTTAAAGATGGAACAGTAGCAGGCAACACACCAATGTATCCACTAGTCATTGATGAAATGATGAAACCATACATTGCCATACCTGACGCTTGCAAGAGCAAACCAGTTGCTGACGAAGATTGCTTACATTTGTCTGTGTATACTCCGCATCTGGAAAAAGGAAAAAACCTTCCG GTGATGGTGTGGTGGTTTGGCGGTGGATTCAGCATGGGTTCTGAACGCTTGTATGATGGAAGTATGTTGGCTGGAATGAACGATGTTGTCATAGTTGTGCCTAACTATAGACTTGGAATATTTGGATTTCTCTCCCTTGGACCTTCTTCAATATGCCCGGGGAATGCTGGATTTTTAGATCAGCAGTTGGCATTGAG ATGGGTCCAAGAAAACATCGATGCATTTGGCGGTGACAAAGACAACGTGACTATCTTTGGTGAAAGTGCTGGAGGAATGTCTGTCAACATGCATTTGTTGTCTCCATTATCACGCGGTCTGTTCCACAAAGCAATTAGTCATAGTGGACAAGCAACTTTAAAAG GATTTTTTCAAACGGTCGAGAAGAATTCTgagaagaatgaaaaatgttttaagCATTTAAAGATTGAAGAAAAAGAAGATTGTAAAATTCTGGAAGCATTACAAAAGATTCCAGCCGATGATTTAGTCAATTCGTGTATGCAATTGTCAAtg CAAAGGATTTCTTTTCTCCCTACTCTTGATGGTAAGGTGTTTTGTAAAACTCCAGAAGAATATGTAAACGACAAAGAATTTGTTAAAGTGCCGTATATTCTTGGATGCAACAGCACAGAAGGACAAGGAATATTATCAAGCTCATCCCCTAATTTTATGACCGGTATAAAAGACGTGGAAGAGGTTTATAAATCATTATTCACTCCT GTAACAAAGGAAGGTTTCGAAAAGTGCAAAGAATTCTACTCGGTGGACGATCAAGACGAACTGCGGTTCAGTAAACTACAGGGAAGCATAATGGGCGATTCAATGTTTGTTGCTCCCGCTGTCAAGGTTGCTTCATCTCATTCGG ATGCTGGCGCACCAACATACGTTTATCATGGAAACTTTCAGCTTAAACTATTCCACGACAGAGAATATGGACCAGAAGTTGGATTAAAGCCGAGTTGGTGCATTTGCGACCATGGCGAGGATGTTATCCTGACGTTTGGAGTTCCATTTTCACCGAACGAACTTCCTTTGGGTACGAAATATGCCGAAGAGGAAAAGCAAATGAGTATCGATTTCATGAAGTATTtgacaaattttgcaaaaacagG AAATCCCAATAAGGGGCAGAAAGTGGATATCAATTGGCCCCAATACAAAACCAAAGGAAAATATCTCATTGTTAATATCCCATATTCAATCGGAGAAAATTTGGCAGAAAAAGAAGCAGAATTCTGGAACGAAGTGATGCCCGATTACGTGATTGAATGA